The Undibacterium cyanobacteriorum genomic sequence AAACCCACTCAATGACGTGATGTAGAACGTATATAAGGTGTAAAACGCAATCGTCAGAGCGAGCAGTACGACGAACAACATCAGTTTTCTCTCACCTTCCAACTTCTCGATACGTGCTTGCAATGCACCCGATAAGGCATCAAGAGTCGACTGAGTCAAACCAGAATTAGAATTGATCGCCTGAGTTCCTTGGTTATAAATCGCCTTAGCATCGGCATTGACTGTCTCCATGATGCTGCTCTGTATCAATTTAAGATATTCATCAGTGAGATCGAAGACTTGCAAATTGAGTTTCTGAATAAGATGAGGACTAACCTGCGCCACACGGTCTAAAGCATCCTTCGCATCAGCGCGATCGCGTTTGATCAAAGCCATAAATGCAGCGATGCGGGTTCGTGTGGAATCTGCCTTATCAGGATTAGCCGCAACATAAGCGACAAGACCACGCAAAGGGGCCAAATTTGCCGTCATTGCAGGCAGCTTTTCTGTCGCCGCAGTCATCAAATAATAGCTATCGATATCAGGGTCTAGTGCTAACTGAGAGTGCTCAGAAACTTGTCGACGAATTTCGACTAAGGCATCGTTCACCTTCGTGTACTTTTCAGTGATTTGAGCGGTTTCGGTGTAAGTCGCCGCAGCCGCTTCACGCCATGCATCACGAGCTTTATTGAGGATTGGGGACAGCTGGTATGGATCAGCAGTTTGTAGGCGTTTTCCAAATTCATCGAAGCCTTTATCAACCGTTGCAGCAACCTCCTTCGTCACAGCCACATCTTCGATCTGTAACAGTCTCAACAAGGCTTGCCCGCGGTGCTGCAAAACAGCGTCCATGATTGGATTCACACGATCATGATAACTCACCCCAATCGCTTCGTTCCGAGCGAAGGCGATGTCTGCGTTTTCCTTGCTCACAAAAAGATAGAGCAGAACCATTAATGGAATCAAGAGAGTAACCATAATGATGGAAAACTTCGCAGGCATACGAAGACTACGCATGAGTCGCTTGCCAGGTTCAAAAATACCTATTGCCAAGGGAGCCTCCTTTCACATCG encodes the following:
- a CDS encoding methyl-accepting chemotaxis protein: MAIGIFEPGKRLMRSLRMPAKFSIIMVTLLIPLMVLLYLFVSKENADIAFARNEAIGVSYHDRVNPIMDAVLQHRGQALLRLLQIEDVAVTKEVAATVDKGFDEFGKRLQTADPYQLSPILNKARDAWREAAAATYTETAQITEKYTKVNDALVEIRRQVSEHSQLALDPDIDSYYLMTAATEKLPAMTANLAPLRGLVAYVAANPDKADSTRTRIAAFMALIKRDRADAKDALDRVAQVSPHLIQKLNLQVFDLTDEYLKLIQSSIMETVNADAKAIYNQGTQAINSNSGLTQSTLDALSGALQARIEKLEGERKLMLFVVLLALTIAFYTLYTFYITSLSGFKSMSKRVNMLGQGDLTQSNQAIGRDEISESINIFRRSVQSLAQIVSGVRESAEAISLATSEIAAGNNDLAERGAKIATTVQDTAENMDSLASKVAHNLENAKQADGLAQSAYQVATRGGAVVSQAVEMMEKITMSSRKIGEITEVINGIAFQTNILALNAAVEAARAGEQGRGFAVVASEVRSLAQRSASAAKEIGDLIRLSMQDIEAGAKYVNDAGATMNEIVDSVQSVTTIMDEITRESNAQSSELNLMADAVREVDASTQQNAAMVEEISAAVMSLEERANYLAESVKTFKVDGIKAPQLLAY